A window of the Microtus pennsylvanicus isolate mMicPen1 chromosome 4, mMicPen1.hap1, whole genome shotgun sequence genome harbors these coding sequences:
- the Arsi gene encoding arylsulfatase I codes for MHALSGFSLVSLLSLGYLSWDWAKPGLVADGPAEASDQPSAAPPQPPHIIFILTDDQGYHDVGYHGSDIETPTLDRLAAEGVKLENYYIQPICTPSRSQLLTGRYQIHTGLQHSIIRPRQPNCLPLDQVTLPQKLQEAGYSTHMVGKWHLGFYRKECLPTRRGFDTFLGSLTGNVDYYTYDNCDGPGVCGFDLHEGESVAWGLSGQYSTLLYAQRASHILASHSPQKPLFLYVAFQAVHTPLQSPREYLYRYRTMGNVARRKYAAMVTCMDEAVRNITWALKRYGFYNNSVIIFSSDNGGQTFSGGSNWPLRGRKGTYWEGGVRGLGFVHSPLLKKKRRTSRALVHITDWYPTLVGLAGGTTSAADGLDGYDVWPAISEGQASPRTEILHNIDPLYNHAQHGSLEGGFGIWNTAVQAAIRVGEWKLLTGDPGYGDWIPPQTLASFPGSWWNLERMASIRQAVWLFNISADPYEREDLAGQRPDVVRTLLARLADYNRTAIPVRYPAANPRAHPDFNGGAWGPWATDEEEEEEEEEGRARSFSRGRRKKKCKICKLRSFFRKLNTRLMSHRI; via the exons ATGCATGCCCTCTCTGGATTCTCCCTGGTCAGCCTGCTCAGCTTGGGCTACCTGTCCTGGGATTGGGCCAAGCCCGGCCTCGTGGCCGATGGGCCTGCGGAAGCCAGCGATCAACCTTCGGCCGCTCCACCGCAGCCTCCTCACATCATCTTCATCCTCACCGATGACCAAGGGTACCACGACGTGGGCTACCACGGCTCAGATATCGAGACCCCAACGCTGGACCGGCTGGCAGCTGAGGGTGTCAAGCTGGAGAACTATTACATCCAACCCATATGTACACCTTCTCGGAGCCAGCTCCTCACTGGCAG GTACCAGATCCACACAGGATTGCAACACTCCATCATCCGCCCACGGCAGCCCAACTGCCTGCCCCTGGACCAGGTCACACTGCCCCAGAAGCTGCAGGAAGCAGGATATTCCACCCACATGGTGGGCAAGTGGCATCTGGGCTTCTACAGGAAGGAGTGTTTGCCAACCCGCAGGGGCTTTGACACCTTCTTGGGCTCCCTCACAGGCAATGTGGACTACTACACCTATGACAACTGTGACGGCCCAGGGGTCTGTGGCTTCGACCTGCATGAAGGCGAGAGCGTGGCTTGGGGCCTCAGCGGCCAGTACTCCACCCTGCTCTACGCTCAGCGTGCCAGCCACATCCTTGCCAGCCACAGCCCTCAGAAACCCCTGTTCCTCTACGTGGCCTTCCAGGCAGTACACACACCCCTACAGTCACCTCGAGAGTACCTGTACCGCTATCGCACGATGGGCAATGTAGCACGGCGCAAGTACGCGGCCATGGTGACCTGCATGGACGAGGCTGTTCGCAACATCACCTGGGCCCTCAAGCGCTATGGTTTCTATAACAACAGCGTCATTATCTTCTCCAGTGACAACGGTGGCCAGACTTTCTCAGGAGGTAGCAACTGGCCCCTTCGAGGACGCAAGGGTACTTACTGGGAAGGCGGTGTGAGGGGCCTGGGTTTCGTCCACAGCCCCCTGCTCAAGAAAAAGAGACGGACGAGTCGGGCCCTGGTGCATATCACAGACTGGTACCCAACACTGGTGGGTCTGGCGGGTGGTACTACCTCGGCAGCTGACGGACTGGATGGTTACGATGTGTGGCCAGCCATCAGTGAGGGCCAAGCCTCACCACGTACAGAGATCCTACACAACATCGACCCCCTCTACAACCATGCCCAGCATGGCTCCTTGGAAGGTGGATTTGGCATCTGGAATACAGCTGTGCAGGCTGCTATCCGGGTGGGAGAGTGGAAGCTGCTCACTGGAGACCCAGGCTATGGTGACTGGATCCCACCACAGACACTGGCCTCCTTCCCTGGCAGCTGGTGGAACCTAGAGCGGATGGCCAGCATCCGCCAGGCTGTGTGGCTCTTTAACATCAGTGCTGACCCTTATGAGCGAGAGGACCTGGCTGGCCAGCGCCCTGACGTCGTCCGCACCCTGCTGGCTCGCCTTGCTGATTATAACCGGACTGCCATCCCTGTGCGTTACCCAGCTGCGAACCCTCGGGCCCATCCTGACTTTAATGGGGGTGCTTGGGGACCATGGGCCacggatgaggaagaagaggaggaggaggaggaaggcagggctCGAAGTTTCTCCCGGGGTCGTCGCAAGAAGAAATGCAAGATTTGCAAGCTTCGATCTTTTTTCCGGAAACTCAATACCAGGCTGATGTCCCACCGGATCTGA